A DNA window from Brassica napus cultivar Da-Ae chromosome C1, Da-Ae, whole genome shotgun sequence contains the following coding sequences:
- the LOC106426833 gene encoding transcription factor bHLH25-like, with protein sequence MNMFSTRWFSEQELEENSIIQEYQINSRVGEIHEAQHDLPHSFSTLMAPTDDPSYDDLIEMKPSKILKTTYIAPKLPPPPSFPLPPNSKTYLHHQPSSRILSFENASPNGMDHGYAPTYLNSIMNPKAEDGEPPNRMNEPINRKGTKRAQPLYRNQTNAQDHIMAERKRREKLTQRFVALSALVPGLKKMDKASVLGDALKHIKYLQERVGELEEQKREKRLESVVLVNKSKLILDDNNQSSSSSCCEDGSSGLELPEIEVRFSDNDVLIKILCEKQKGHVAKIMAEIEKFNFSITNSSVLPFGPTLDITIIAKKENDFDMTLMDVVKSLRSALSKFL encoded by the exons ATGAATATGTTCTCCACAAGATGGTTTTCTGAGCAG GAATTAGAAGAAAATAGCATCATTCAAGAATACCAGATAAACTCAAGAGTAGGAGAGATCCATGAAGCTCAACACGATCTTCCACACTCTTTCTCAACTCTTATGGCCCCCACAGATGATCCTTCTTACGATGATTTGATTGAAATGAAACCATCAAAGATCCTCAAAACAACTTACATAGCACCAAAATTGCCACCACCACCCTCTTTTCCTCTTCCTCCTAACTCAAAAACTTATCTTCATCATCAGCCTTCCTCAAGAATTCTCTCCTTCGAGAATGCCTCTCCAAATGGTATGGATCATGGGTACGCTCCCACCTATCTAAATTCAATCATGAACCCCAAAGCTGAGGATGGAGAGCCGCCAAACCGGATGAATGAGCCGATTAATCGAAAAGGGACCAAGAGGGCTCAACCTTTGTATAGAAACCAAACTAATGCGCAAGATCACATAATGGCCGAAagaaaacgtagagagaaactTACTCAACGATTTGTAGCTCTTTCTGCTCTAGTTCCTGGCCTGAAAAAG ATGGACAAGGCTTCTGTGTTGGGAGATGCACTAAAGCATATAAAGTATCTCCAAGAAAGAGTGGGAGAGTTAGAGGagcaaaagagagaaaaaagattAGAATCAGTGGTTCTTGTGAACAAGTCTAAGCTGATTTTGGACGATAATAATCAATCATCTTCGTCTTCGTGTTGTGAAGATGGCTCCTCGGGCTTAGAACTTCccgagattgaagtaagattcTCGGATAATGATGTTCTAATCAAAATCCTTTGCGAGAAGCAAAAGGGCCATGTTGCCAAGATTATGGCAGAGATTGAGAAATTTAATTTCTCAATAACCAACTCAAGTGTTTTGCCCTTTGGACCAACACTTGATATCACCATTATAGCTAAG AAGGAGAATGATTTCGACATGACACTCATGGATGTTGTAAAGAGCTTAAGGTCCGCTTTATCGAAGTTCTTGTGA
- the LOC106426808 gene encoding uncharacterized mitochondrial protein AtMg00310-like, with product MFIIPGKCVSILERMCGAFLWSGAPNSTRGAKIAWDSICTPKEAGGLGLRRLADWNKVLGLKLIWLIFTAGGSLWVSWVRRNLIGGENFWVLDPARRRSWIWRSICKLRPLARPMVVCEVGSGITAIFWQDNWTSLGPLIDLVGERGPQVTGLSIDAVVADALTAEGWWLDRSRSRSPIISLLKECLPNAQEIMSSEVDDTYVWYPEPGRGTCTFSARDTWRALHPYPVEVV from the coding sequence ATGTTCATTATTCCGGGGAAGTGTGTGAGTATTCTGGAGCGAATGTGCGGTGCCTTTCTATGGAGTGGAGCCCCTAACTCAACCAGAGGAGCAAAGATTGCTTGGGATTCAATTTGTACTCCCAAAGAAGCTGGAGGTTTGGGTTTGAGGCGTCTAGCAGATTGGAATAAAGTGCTAGGTCTGAAGCTGATTTGGCTTATTTTTACTGCTGGAGGTTCATTATGGGTTTCGTGGGTGAGGAGGAATTTAATTGGAGGTGAAAATTTTTGGGTCTTGGATCCAGCTAGGAGAAGAAGCTGGATATGGCGTTCCATTTGCAAGTTGAGACCTCTTGCGAGACCAATGGTGGTTTGTGAGGTTGGATCAGGTATTACCGCCATCTTCTGGCAAGATAACTGGACCTCCTTAGGACCTTTGATTGATCTAGTAGGAGAAAGGGGGCCGCAGGTGACGGGATTAAGTATAGATGCGGTGGTGGCAGATGCCTTAACGGCTGAGGGATGGTGGTTAGATCGAAGTAGAAGCAGGAGTCCAATAATTTCTTTACTAAAGGAGTGTTTGCCTAATGCACAGGAGATTATGAGCTCTGAAGTGGATGATACGTACGTCTGGTATCCGGAGCCGGGGAGAGGTACATGTACGTTTTCAGCTAGAGATACATGGAGGGCCTTGCATCCTTATCCAGTAGAAGTAGTATGA
- the LOC106426837 gene encoding probable hexokinase-like 2 protein, with protein sequence MTRKVVVVAVTAATVAAAVIIGRWMRRKERRRKQTQRILRKFARECATPVSKLWMVADAMVAEMTASLAATTASESRGSLNMLVSFAGSLPSGDEKGLRYGANLRGKELLLLRGTLGGNEEPISDVHKQEISIPEDVLNGSFKELCDYISLELVKFIGMNPGEETEDVKNLGFTLTRYVEEIRSGSVSAIHRKSLADGDDDKVLKEFVNDMNESLDRHGLKIRMNLALVDDTIGILAGGRYYHKDTVAAVTLGMGTNAAYIEQAQEVLRWKSTIPNEPQEIVISTEWGDFRSCHLPLTEFDAALDAESLNPGSHVFEKMASGGYLGEIVRRVLLRMSVESALFGDIVPPKLKTPYILGSPDMAAMHQDISEDRDIVNKKVKEVFGIMDSTLAAREVVVEVCDVVAERAARVAGAGIVGMIKKLGRLEKKMSIVIVEGGLYDHYRVFRNYLHSSVWEMLGDELSDHVVIEHSHGGSGAGALFFAACDNVKI encoded by the exons ATGACCAGgaaagtggtggtggtggccgtCACTGCTGCAACGGTTGCAGCTGCTGTAATAATAGGTCGGTGGATGCGGAGGAAGGAGCGGCGGCGGAAACAGACGCAACGCATTTTGAGGAAATTTGCTAGAGAATGCGCTACGCCGGTTTCGAAGCTGTGGATGGTGGCGGACGCAATGGTCGCCGAGATGACCGCCTCTCTCGCAGCCACCACCGCCTCGGAGAGTCGCGGTTCCCTCAACATGCTCGTTTCATTCGCCGGTTCTCTCCCTTCAGG TGATGAGAAGGGGTTACGTTATGGAGCTAACTTGCGAGGCAAGGAACTTCTATTGTTACGTGGAACTTTAGGAGGTAACGAAGAGCCTATTTCCGATGTACATAAGCAGGAGATTTCAATCCCTGAGGATGTTTTGAATGGTTCTTTCAAG gaGTTGTGCGATTACATATCCTTGGAGCTAGTTAAATTCATTGGGATGAATCCTGGCGAAGAAACTGAAGACGTTAAGAATCTAGGGTTTACGTTAACACGCTATGTCGAGGAGATTAGGTCAGGTTCAGTCTCGGCGATACATAGAAAGAGTTTAGCAGATGGTGATGATGACAAGGTTTTGAAGGAGTTTGTGAATGATATGAATGAATCATTGGATAGACACGGTCTGAAAATTCGGATGAACTTGGCGCTG GTGGATGACACAATAGGAATATTAGCTGGAGGAAGGTACTATCACAAGGATACTGTGGCTGCGGTTACTTTAGGTATGGGAACCAACGCTGCTTACATCGAACAAGCTCAAGAGGTTTTGAGATGGAAATCAACGATACCAAACGAGCCACAAGAGATT GTTATTAGCACCGAGTGGGGAGATTTCAGATCTTGTCATCTTCCTCTAACTGAATTTGATGCTGCTCTTGATGCGGAAAGCTTGAATCCAGGAAGCCAC GTATTTGAGAAGATGGCGTCTGGAGGATACTTAGGGGAGATAGTGAGAAGAGTGTTGCTAAGAATGTCCGTAGAATCTGCTCTATTTGGAGATATAGTGCCTCCAAAACTCAAAACTCCTTACATCTTAGG GTCGCCGGATATGGCTGCCATGCATCAAGATATATCTGAAGACCGAGACATCGTAAACAAAAAGGTCAAGGAAGTTTTCGGG ATCATGGACTCAACTCTTGCGGCGAGGGAAGTAGTGGTTGAAGTGTGCGATGTAGTAGCGGAAAGAGCGGCTCGTGTGGCAGGAGCAGGAATAGTTGGGATGATAAAGAAGCTGGGAAGGTTAGAGAAGAAGATGAGCATTGTAATAGTTGAAGGAGGACTTTATGATCATTACAGGGTCTTTAGAAACTATCTTCATAGCAGTGTTTGGGAAATGCTTGGCGACGAGTTATCAGATCATGTCGTCATCGAACATTCTCACGGTGGATCTGGCGCCGGAGCTCTTTTCTTTGCCGCTTGCGATAACGTTAAAATCTAG
- the LOC106426824 gene encoding cytochrome c oxidase subunit 6a, mitochondrial-like: protein MATAIIRSALSRAAITAAPRTSVAPKRRFSSSSGLDDAYESGKWESIAYLGIFSCTLIAAYVLSEGHQHGEDPPAYPYMHIRNKEFPWGPDGLFEVKHNEGH from the exons ATGGCGACGGCGATTATACGCTCAGCTCTTTCCCGAGCAGCAATCACCGCAGCTCCGAGGACATCCGTTGCTCCAAAGCGAAGATTCTCATCTTCTTCCGGCCTTGACGATGCTT ATGAATCTGGAAAGTGGGAGAGCATAGCTTACCTGGGCATTTTCAGTTGCACTCTTATAGCCGCCTATGTTCTATCCGAAGGTCATCAACACGGCGAGGATCCTCCT GCGTATCCGTATATGCACATCCGTAACAAGGAGTTTCCTTGGG GTCCAGACGGtctgtttgaggtgaagcacaACGAAGGGCACTGA